From Candidatus Ancaeobacter aquaticus:
ATGACAGGGCGCTCACAGTTATTGAGCAGGCGCATGCGGTGGACAGAAATGTTATCGAGCCCTATTTTTTTGCCGCTGAAATCTATATGAATCAGGGCAGGATAGATGAAGCAAAAGAAAAACTATGTGTCGCTTTAAGGATCAACGCGCTATTTGCGCCGCTGTATTATCTTTTAGGGAATATATATATAGAAACAGAAGATTTTGATCAGGCCAGGGAGAATTTTAAAAAGGCCCTTTATCTTGATAAGAATTTTGTGCTGGCGCATTTTAGCCTTGGGGTAGTGTTAAGGAAAGTTGGGCGCATTGAAGATGCTCTGCGCCAATTCAGAAACACGCAAAAGATTTTGCTAAAAGATACCTCAGGTGATACAATTGCATTTAGCGGTGGATTTAATGCCGCGACATTGATAAGTGTATGTAAGAATAATATTGAGCGCCTTAAGAGTATGGGGTAATGCGAATTATTGTATCGGTATATGTCTGTACGTAGAGGAAATAATATGGTTCTTGTTACATTCAAACTCGCTGACAAGGAATATGTCCTTGATATAGGCCAGGTCTGCGAGATAATCAGAATGAGAGAAATTATTTCTATTCCTGATTCCGCTGATTTTGTTGAGGGAGTAATGAATCTGCGCGGCAAAGTCATTCCCCTGATCAGCTTGAGAAAGAAATTCGGTCTTGGGCATTTAGATTCCAACCGTTTGAGCCGTATCATAATATCGCAGCTAAAAAACGGCCATTTTATGGGGGTCGTTGTTGACGCTGTATCTGATGTAATAACGCTTCACACTTCTGACATCACCCCTCCGGATGACGTTTTAAAAAAGGCAAAATATCTCATAGGTGTAGGGAGGATTGAAAAAAGACTGATTCTTATCGCGGATATTGAAAAGCTCCTTACAGCGCGTGAAATAACAGGGATTAAAGAGGTGCATGGAAGGGTCGAGATTAAGAGAAGACAGAAGGACTAAAAAATAACAACGCGTTTTCTTGCCGCAAAACAGTGGCGGATACGTCCTGTGACGAAAAAGATCGCGGTTGTTTTATTAAAGTGCATGGAGTGATAATGGCCGGTAAAAAAGACAAGATAATAATCGAAGTAAATGAAGAAGAGCTTTCCGGCGTGGAAGAAAAAGAAAAGATAAGGGTCGTATCATTTTCTTTAGGCGGCCAGTATTATTGTATAGATATAAAGCAGGCCAAAGAAGCGGTAAGGCTTAGCCGGATAACAAAGGTCCCTAATGTGCCGGAATTTATTGCGGGAGTAATGAATCTTCGCGGCGAGATAATTACGTTAATTGATTTAAGATATTTTGTCGGTATAACCAGGCTCAAACGGGCTGAAGGTGCGAAGCTCATTGTAACTGATGCGGGAGGTTCTTCAGTAGGTATTTTAGTCGATACAATAGAAGAGACTCTTAATGTCGATTGTGATCTCATTGAGCCTCCGCTGGTAACGCTGAGGGGTGACCTTGCGGTATATACAAAGGGAGAGATCCAGCTCGATGGTAAGATACTGGTCCTTTTGGATATGGAGAAAATCCTGGATTGCGAAGAAATAACGCGGCTGCAAACAGAAGATTAGATTTTTTAAAGCAGCGCTTGTAACTGTTGGTAACCTTTATACTGTGGAGGAGAAAGATGAAAAAAACATTTTTTAGAAGCATAAAAACTAAATTAGTTTCCCTATTCCTGTTAATGGCCATAATTCCGTTGGTTTTAATGGGTGTTCTGGCGTATAGAAACTTTGAAGAAGCGCTTGAAAAAGAAGCCTTTGAAAAACTTACGGTCGTAGCAGAGCTTAAAACAAACTGGATATCCAACTATTTGAAGAAATGGGTTTCTGATACGGCTCTATTGTCAAAAGCTCCCTCGATAGTGGCTACAATAGCTGAGATGGAAAACGTTTTTAAGGATAGCCAAAAAACGTTTACCGTTTTTGC
This genomic window contains:
- a CDS encoding chemotaxis protein CheW, whose amino-acid sequence is MAGKKDKIIIEVNEEELSGVEEKEKIRVVSFSLGGQYYCIDIKQAKEAVRLSRITKVPNVPEFIAGVMNLRGEIITLIDLRYFVGITRLKRAEGAKLIVTDAGGSSVGILVDTIEETLNVDCDLIEPPLVTLRGDLAVYTKGEIQLDGKILVLLDMEKILDCEEITRLQTED
- a CDS encoding tetratricopeptide repeat protein, which gives rise to IKGPKPPEKKAQEIIDEISKAEMASEKKIETQEHTVPSGKMEDLLVQIMKDLYMKKYDRALTVIEQAHAVDRNVIEPYFFAAEIYMNQGRIDEAKEKLCVALRINALFAPLYYLLGNIYIETEDFDQARENFKKALYLDKNFVLAHFSLGVVLRKVGRIEDALRQFRNTQKILLKDTSGDTIAFSGGFNAATLISVCKNNIERLKSMG
- a CDS encoding chemotaxis protein CheW yields the protein MSVRRGNNMVLVTFKLADKEYVLDIGQVCEIIRMREIISIPDSADFVEGVMNLRGKVIPLISLRKKFGLGHLDSNRLSRIIISQLKNGHFMGVVVDAVSDVITLHTSDITPPDDVLKKAKYLIGVGRIEKRLILIADIEKLLTAREITGIKEVHGRVEIKRRQKD